One Pseudonocardia sediminis DNA window includes the following coding sequences:
- a CDS encoding LacI family DNA-binding transcriptional regulator, which produces MAEVARLAGVSTATVSHVLNGTRRVRDSTRRQVLDAMAAVDYTPNHLARSLATARTTTIGLALSAISNPYFGELLHAVEDEASAAGYTLLLVDPHEDPDYEGTAVRRLRHRVDGVLIAPSSDAGRTLAELAAQRVPTVLVDRLVGGDHDQIGTENVEPVASLVAHLAEGGHTRIGFVAGHAGLATTVERLAGFRLGMSRAGLAVDGTLVVDGDSESEPARRAVLTLFDRADPPTAMITANNAMTIGAMQALHSSGRRVPDDVALVAFDDFPWADAFRPRLTVIAQPFAEIGREAVRMLLRRMIEPDAPPRTVRLPARFVHRESCGCTPA; this is translated from the coding sequence ATGGCCGAGGTCGCCCGGCTGGCCGGCGTCTCCACCGCGACCGTCTCGCACGTCCTCAACGGCACCCGCCGCGTCCGTGACTCCACGCGCCGCCAGGTGCTCGACGCGATGGCGGCGGTCGACTACACGCCCAACCACCTCGCCCGGTCACTGGCGACCGCGCGCACCACGACGATCGGGCTCGCCCTGTCCGCGATCTCCAACCCCTACTTCGGCGAGCTGTTGCACGCGGTGGAGGACGAGGCGTCCGCGGCGGGGTACACGCTGCTGCTGGTCGACCCGCACGAGGACCCCGACTACGAGGGGACGGCCGTGCGCCGGCTGCGCCACCGGGTCGACGGCGTGTTGATCGCCCCGTCGTCGGACGCGGGCCGGACCCTGGCCGAGCTGGCCGCGCAGAGGGTTCCGACCGTGCTGGTGGACCGGCTCGTCGGCGGGGACCACGACCAGATCGGCACCGAGAACGTCGAACCGGTGGCGTCGCTCGTGGCGCACCTGGCCGAGGGCGGGCACACCCGGATCGGCTTCGTGGCCGGGCACGCGGGCCTGGCCACCACCGTCGAGCGGCTCGCCGGCTTCCGGCTCGGGATGTCGCGCGCCGGTCTCGCCGTCGACGGGACCCTGGTCGTGGACGGCGACTCGGAATCCGAACCGGCGCGCCGGGCCGTCCTCACCCTGTTCGACCGGGCCGACCCGCCGACCGCGATGATCACCGCGAACAACGCGATGACGATCGGCGCCATGCAGGCCCTGCACTCCTCCGGCCGTCGCGTCCCGGACGACGTCGCGCTCGTCGCGTTCGACGACTTCCCGTGGGCCGACGCGTTCCGGCCGCGCCTGACGGTGATCGCCCAGCCGTTCGCCGAGATCGGGCGTGAGGCGGTGCGGATGCTCCTGCGCCGCATGATCGAGCCGGACGCCCCGCCCCGGACGGTGCGCCTGCCCGCCCGCTTCGTGCACCGCGAGTCCTGCGGCTGCACCCCCGCTTGA
- a CDS encoding type IV toxin-antitoxin system AbiEi family antitoxin domain-containing protein, translating to MRLEDLLLRQSGVVGRDQAVACGVSARAMRGRLARGLVAEVHPGVYRSSTHPPDDMQRVWAASLWGGARGVVDGPAAAFWYGVLDRIPAGSPVGVTVPHAVRRRVPDGVRLRRRDLGPRDLARVRGVAVTGLALTALETAVTSPDGVSFLDRVLQRRLPFAELYAAYCRSLGSPGMSRARFLLEEVADRADSRAERRLIGLLRRAGIDGFERAVPFGRWTIDLAFPRHRVAIEFDGWAFHSGPDRFQNDRTKGNALVASGWTVLRFTWRDLTGQPDDVVAQIRGAVARADAGRR from the coding sequence GTGCGCCTGGAGGACCTGCTGCTGCGGCAGAGCGGGGTGGTCGGCCGCGACCAGGCGGTCGCTTGTGGCGTCTCGGCCCGTGCGATGCGCGGACGGCTCGCCCGCGGCCTGGTCGCGGAGGTCCACCCGGGCGTCTACCGGTCGAGCACGCACCCGCCGGACGACATGCAACGCGTCTGGGCGGCCTCGCTCTGGGGCGGCGCCCGCGGTGTGGTCGACGGGCCGGCGGCGGCGTTCTGGTACGGCGTCCTGGATCGGATCCCCGCCGGATCGCCGGTCGGGGTGACCGTCCCGCACGCCGTCCGTCGCCGGGTCCCGGACGGGGTGCGTCTTCGCCGGCGCGATCTGGGTCCCCGGGACCTGGCGCGGGTACGGGGCGTCGCCGTGACCGGACTGGCGCTGACCGCGTTGGAGACCGCGGTGACCTCGCCGGACGGCGTCTCGTTCCTGGACCGCGTGCTGCAACGCCGTCTCCCGTTCGCCGAGCTCTACGCGGCGTACTGCCGGTCCCTCGGGTCACCGGGCATGTCCCGGGCACGGTTCCTGCTGGAGGAGGTGGCCGACCGGGCGGACTCCCGGGCCGAGCGACGGCTGATCGGTCTGCTCCGTCGGGCCGGGATCGACGGGTTCGAGCGGGCCGTGCCGTTCGGACGCTGGACGATCGACCTCGCCTTCCCCCGGCACCGGGTGGCGATCGAGTTCGACGGCTGGGCGTTCCACTCGGGACCGGACCGCTTCCAGAACGACCGCACGAAGGGCAACGCCCTGGTCGCGTCGGGGTGGACCGTCCTGCGCTTCACCTGGCGTGACCTCACCGGGCAGCCGGACGACGTGGTCGCCCAGATCCGGGGTGCCGTCGCCCGGGCCGACGCCGGACGGCGGTGA
- a CDS encoding ATP-dependent DNA ligase, protein MDLPVMPPISPMLAKPAPSIPQGQLYEPKWDGFRAIIFRDGDEVEIGSRNERPMTRYFPEVVEAVKANFPPRAVVDGEIIVANTEQNLLDFEALQQRIHPAASRVKLLSEETPASFVAFDLLALRDDDLMDRPLSERRAMLEDALGPASAPVYVTPLTRDHDVAQTWFEQFEGAGLDGLIAKKPDLLYQPDKRTMTKIKHERTADCVLAGYRVHKSGPNAIGSLLLGLHDSRGVLVSVGVVGAFPMARRRELMEELQPLVTTFDEHPWAWAKQEEGERTPRKSETSRWNAGKDLSFVPLRPERVLEVRYDYMEGVRFRHTTQFVRWRDDRDPASCTYDQLEHPVRFDLAEVLTGG, encoded by the coding sequence GTGGACCTGCCCGTCATGCCCCCGATCTCGCCCATGCTGGCCAAACCGGCCCCGTCGATCCCGCAGGGCCAGCTCTACGAGCCGAAGTGGGACGGCTTCCGGGCGATCATCTTCCGGGACGGCGACGAGGTCGAGATCGGCAGCCGCAACGAGCGGCCGATGACCCGCTACTTCCCCGAGGTCGTCGAGGCGGTGAAGGCGAACTTCCCGCCGCGCGCCGTGGTCGACGGCGAGATCATCGTCGCGAACACCGAGCAGAACCTGCTCGACTTCGAGGCCCTGCAGCAGCGGATCCACCCCGCCGCGAGCCGGGTGAAGCTCCTCTCCGAGGAGACTCCGGCGTCGTTCGTCGCGTTCGACCTGCTGGCGCTGCGTGACGACGACCTGATGGACCGGCCGCTGTCCGAGCGCCGCGCCATGCTGGAGGACGCCCTGGGCCCGGCGTCGGCCCCGGTGTACGTGACGCCGCTGACCCGCGACCACGACGTCGCGCAGACGTGGTTCGAACAGTTCGAGGGGGCCGGGCTGGACGGGCTGATCGCGAAGAAGCCCGACCTGCTCTACCAGCCGGACAAGCGCACCATGACCAAGATCAAGCACGAGCGGACCGCGGACTGCGTGCTCGCCGGGTACCGGGTGCACAAGTCCGGCCCAAACGCGATCGGCTCACTGCTGCTGGGACTGCACGACTCCCGCGGGGTGCTCGTGTCGGTCGGGGTCGTCGGGGCGTTCCCGATGGCCCGGCGCCGCGAGCTGATGGAGGAGCTGCAGCCGCTCGTCACCACGTTCGATGAGCACCCCTGGGCCTGGGCGAAGCAGGAGGAGGGCGAGCGCACCCCGCGCAAGTCCGAAACCAGCCGCTGGAACGCGGGCAAGGACCTGTCGTTCGTCCCGCTGCGCCCCGAACGCGTCCTCGAGGTGCGCTACGACTACATGGAGGGCGTGCGCTTCCGCCACACCACCCAGTTCGTGCGCTGGCGCGACGACCGCGACCCGGCGTCGTGCACCTACGACCAGCTCGAGCACCCGGTCCGCTTCGACCTCGCCGAGGTCCTCACCGGCGGCTGA
- the mug gene encoding G/U mismatch-specific DNA glycosylase, producing the protein MGTRKLPDAAALEAARTRTIPDVLPGPGDPSPRVLFCGINPGLVSAATGHHFARPGNRFWPVLHDSGFTPRLLRSDEQGELAGLGLGITNMAPRATARADELSDDEVVAGGERLRGLVAELAPAWLAVVGIVAYRTAFARPRAVVGEQDERLGDTGVWVLPNPSGLNAHWSREAMTAEFARLHGRT; encoded by the coding sequence ATGGGGACGCGCAAGCTACCGGACGCGGCGGCGCTGGAGGCGGCGCGGACGCGGACGATCCCGGACGTACTGCCCGGGCCCGGCGACCCGTCGCCGCGGGTGCTGTTCTGCGGCATCAACCCCGGGCTGGTGAGCGCGGCGACCGGGCACCACTTCGCCCGTCCGGGAAACCGGTTCTGGCCGGTCCTGCACGACTCCGGGTTCACCCCGCGGCTGCTGCGCTCCGACGAGCAGGGTGAGCTCGCGGGTCTCGGCCTGGGCATCACCAACATGGCCCCGCGCGCCACCGCCCGGGCCGACGAGCTCTCCGACGACGAGGTCGTGGCCGGCGGTGAACGTCTGCGTGGCCTGGTCGCGGAGCTGGCGCCGGCGTGGCTGGCCGTGGTCGGGATCGTGGCCTACCGGACGGCGTTCGCCCGGCCCAGGGCCGTGGTGGGGGAGCAGGACGAGCGTCTCGGCGACACGGGCGTCTGGGTCCTGCCCAACCCGAGCGGGCTCAACGCGCACTGGTCCCGCGAGGCCATGACGGCCGAGTTCGCCCGCCTGCACGGCCGCACCTGA
- the ligD gene encoding non-homologous end-joining DNA ligase gives MAGSGAGEPVELTIGGRTVRLSSPDRVYFPARGETKLDLARYYESVGEGIVRALRDRPCMMHRFPKGVSGDKVHQKRLPRGAPDWVRTVRVHFPRYNRTADELCVAHPADVVWAVQMSTVEFHPWNSRAADVEAPDEWRIDLDPMPDTSYADVRRVAHVAHEVLDELGATGFPKTSGGKGLHVYVRIPPDHGFADVRRAAHAFAREVGRRCDRVDLNWWRKDRDPSKVFVDYNQNARDHTIASAYSVRGVPEARVSAPLRWDEIDDAEPGDFTIATMPARFAELGDLHAGIDDAVFDIAPLLEWADRDARDGAETPPEPEATDLDG, from the coding sequence ATGGCGGGCAGCGGCGCGGGTGAGCCGGTCGAGCTGACGATCGGCGGTCGCACCGTGCGCCTGTCCAGCCCGGACCGGGTCTACTTCCCGGCCCGCGGCGAGACGAAGCTCGACCTCGCCCGGTACTACGAGTCCGTCGGCGAGGGCATCGTCCGCGCGCTGCGCGACCGGCCGTGCATGATGCACCGCTTCCCCAAAGGCGTCAGCGGGGACAAGGTGCACCAGAAGCGGCTCCCGCGCGGCGCCCCGGACTGGGTGCGCACCGTGCGGGTGCACTTCCCCCGCTACAACCGCACCGCCGACGAGCTGTGCGTCGCCCACCCCGCGGACGTCGTCTGGGCGGTGCAGATGTCGACCGTGGAATTCCACCCCTGGAACTCCCGGGCCGCCGACGTCGAGGCACCCGACGAGTGGCGGATCGACCTGGACCCGATGCCCGACACCAGTTATGCCGACGTCCGCCGCGTCGCCCACGTCGCGCACGAGGTGCTCGACGAGCTGGGTGCCACCGGGTTCCCCAAGACCTCCGGCGGCAAGGGCCTGCACGTCTACGTCCGGATCCCGCCGGACCACGGGTTCGCCGACGTCCGGCGCGCGGCCCACGCCTTCGCCCGCGAGGTCGGGCGGCGCTGCGACCGGGTGGACCTGAACTGGTGGCGCAAGGACCGGGACCCGTCGAAGGTGTTCGTCGACTACAACCAGAACGCGCGCGACCACACGATCGCCTCGGCCTACTCGGTGCGCGGCGTCCCGGAGGCGCGCGTCTCCGCACCGCTGCGCTGGGACGAGATCGACGACGCCGAGCCGGGCGACTTCACGATCGCCACCATGCCGGCCCGCTTCGCCGAGCTCGGTGACCTGCACGCCGGCATCGACGACGCCGTGTTCGACATCGCCCCGCTCCTGGAGTGGGCCGACCGCGACGCCCGCGACGGTGCCGAGACCCCGCCGGAGCCCGAGGCCACCGACCTCGACGGCTGA
- a CDS encoding DUF2631 domain-containing protein gives MASNSREIAVRSGVDPDDEPSVDWGWHATFPNGTRIAGVVTAIALLVMLIGHPTSWTEILFMVIPAIAILAGVAWSIRRRRNSWRR, from the coding sequence GTGGCGAGCAACTCGAGGGAAATCGCCGTCCGGTCCGGCGTCGACCCCGACGACGAGCCCTCGGTCGACTGGGGCTGGCACGCCACGTTCCCGAACGGCACGCGGATCGCCGGTGTGGTCACCGCGATCGCCCTGCTGGTGATGCTGATCGGGCACCCGACCAGCTGGACCGAGATCCTGTTCATGGTGATCCCGGCGATCGCCATCCTGGCCGGGGTCGCGTGGAGCATCCGCCGCCGGCGCAACTCCTGGCGTCGCTGA
- the dxr gene encoding 1-deoxy-D-xylulose-5-phosphate reductoisomerase: protein MTDSATPAPAAVSRDEPRSLLILGSTGSIGTQALDVVTHAGGFTVTGLAAGGSDVALLAEQVRTHRVPRVAVADPGAAARLREAVPGVEVLDGPDAATELVATSRADVVLNGVTGSRGLGPTLAALAAGSTLALANKESLVAGGPLVLGAAAPGQIVPVDSEHSALAQCLRGGSADEVARLVLTASGGPFRGRRRADLTDVTVAEALKHPTWAMGPVVTINSATLVNKGLELIEAHLLFGVPYDRIDITVHPQSIVHSMVTFTDGSTIAQASPPDMRLPIALGLAWPDRVAGAAAPCTWDTAQTWTFEPLDDDAFPGVALARAAGEAGGCLPAVLNAANEELVSAFVAGAIGYTDITDLLGRTLDAADEWSRDPATVADVLAAEDWARVHARERAGTGTTTC, encoded by the coding sequence ATGACCGACTCCGCCACACCCGCCCCCGCCGCCGTCTCCCGCGACGAGCCGCGCTCTCTGCTGATCCTCGGGTCGACCGGGTCGATCGGCACCCAGGCCCTCGACGTGGTCACCCACGCCGGCGGGTTCACCGTGACCGGCCTCGCCGCGGGCGGCTCCGACGTGGCGCTGCTCGCCGAGCAGGTCCGCACCCACCGGGTGCCCCGCGTGGCGGTCGCCGACCCGGGGGCCGCCGCACGGCTGCGCGAGGCCGTCCCCGGCGTCGAGGTGCTCGACGGCCCGGACGCCGCCACCGAGCTGGTCGCGACGTCGCGCGCCGACGTCGTGCTGAACGGGGTCACCGGCTCCCGCGGTCTCGGCCCGACGCTGGCCGCGCTGGCGGCGGGGTCGACCCTGGCACTGGCGAACAAGGAGTCCCTGGTCGCGGGCGGGCCGCTGGTGCTCGGTGCGGCGGCGCCGGGGCAGATCGTGCCGGTGGACTCGGAGCACTCGGCGCTGGCCCAGTGCCTGCGCGGGGGCAGCGCCGACGAGGTCGCACGCCTGGTCCTGACCGCCTCCGGAGGCCCGTTCCGCGGACGCAGACGTGCCGACCTGACCGACGTCACCGTCGCCGAGGCGCTGAAGCACCCGACCTGGGCAATGGGCCCGGTCGTCACCATCAACTCGGCGACGCTGGTCAACAAGGGCCTGGAGCTGATCGAGGCGCACCTGCTGTTCGGGGTCCCCTACGACCGGATCGACATCACGGTGCACCCGCAGTCGATCGTGCACTCGATGGTCACGTTCACCGACGGCTCGACGATCGCCCAGGCCTCCCCGCCGGACATGCGGCTGCCCATCGCACTCGGCCTGGCCTGGCCGGACCGGGTCGCCGGCGCCGCCGCGCCATGCACCTGGGACACCGCGCAGACCTGGACGTTCGAGCCGCTCGACGACGACGCGTTCCCCGGCGTCGCGCTGGCCCGCGCGGCCGGCGAGGCCGGGGGCTGCCTGCCGGCCGTCCTCAACGCCGCGAACGAGGAGCTCGTCTCCGCGTTCGTGGCGGGGGCGATCGGCTACACCGATATCACCGACCTGCTCGGGCGCACCCTGGACGCCGCGGACGAGTGGTCCCGCGATCCCGCTACCGTGGCGGACGTGCTGGCTGCCGAGGACTGGGCCCGCGTGCACGCCCGCGAGCGGGCGGGAACGGGGACCACCACATGCTGA
- a CDS encoding M50 family metallopeptidase — MLMTILGIVIFFAGILISIAWHELGHFVTARWFGIKVPEFFVGFGKTVWSKKVGETEYGIKAIPMGGYVRMIGMIPPAKGGTLGRTRRTGPFQGLMDDARQQSAMDVLPQDADRQFWMRSPWKRIVVMFGGPFMNLILAVFLFAIVLMGIGVPTANTTVSQVTQCVVPASAATEECPAGAPLSPAAAAGFLPGDRIVAFQGQQFAPEDWTKIQEAIRASSGQVSVTVERNGQQIQLTPTLISNQVRDLQDPERIVQAGFLGLSPMMPYAQQSPGAVVDQMGFIISRTGQAIVQLPQRVPALFGAAFMGEERDQNGPVGIVGASRIGGEILAQAAPLRAELSFFLNLLAAVNISLFLFNLLPIPPLDGGQIFPAIWESIKRHSYRLMGRPDPGPVDVAKLLPVAYVVALVFIVWSGVLLIADVVNPVRLFGG, encoded by the coding sequence ATGCTGATGACGATTCTCGGGATCGTGATCTTCTTCGCCGGGATCCTGATCTCCATCGCCTGGCACGAGCTCGGGCACTTCGTGACCGCCCGCTGGTTCGGGATCAAGGTCCCGGAGTTCTTCGTCGGGTTCGGCAAGACCGTGTGGTCGAAGAAGGTCGGCGAGACCGAGTACGGGATCAAGGCCATCCCGATGGGCGGCTACGTCCGGATGATCGGCATGATCCCGCCGGCCAAGGGCGGGACGCTCGGCCGCACGCGCCGCACCGGTCCGTTCCAGGGCCTGATGGACGACGCCCGGCAGCAGTCGGCGATGGACGTCCTGCCCCAGGACGCGGACCGCCAGTTCTGGATGCGCTCGCCGTGGAAGCGGATCGTCGTCATGTTCGGCGGCCCGTTCATGAACCTGATCCTGGCCGTGTTCCTGTTCGCGATCGTGCTGATGGGCATCGGCGTGCCGACGGCGAACACCACGGTCAGCCAGGTCACCCAGTGCGTCGTCCCGGCGTCCGCCGCGACCGAGGAGTGCCCGGCCGGCGCGCCGCTCTCGCCCGCCGCCGCGGCCGGGTTCCTGCCCGGCGACCGGATCGTCGCCTTCCAGGGGCAGCAGTTCGCCCCCGAGGACTGGACGAAGATCCAGGAGGCCATCCGGGCGTCGTCGGGCCAGGTGAGCGTCACGGTCGAGCGCAACGGGCAGCAGATCCAGCTCACCCCGACGCTGATCAGCAACCAGGTCCGTGACCTGCAGGATCCCGAGCGGATCGTGCAGGCGGGCTTCCTGGGCCTGAGCCCGATGATGCCGTACGCCCAGCAGAGCCCGGGCGCGGTCGTCGACCAGATGGGCTTCATCATCTCCCGCACCGGGCAGGCGATCGTGCAGCTGCCACAGCGGGTGCCGGCCCTGTTCGGCGCGGCGTTCATGGGGGAGGAGCGCGACCAGAACGGGCCGGTCGGCATCGTCGGCGCGTCCCGGATCGGTGGCGAGATCCTCGCCCAGGCGGCGCCGCTCCGCGCCGAGCTCTCGTTCTTCCTGAACCTGCTCGCGGCGGTGAACATCTCGCTGTTCCTGTTCAACCTGCTGCCCATCCCGCCGCTCGACGGGGGCCAGATCTTCCCGGCGATCTGGGAGTCGATCAAGCGTCACAGCTACCGCCTGATGGGACGTCCCGACCCCGGGCCGGTGGACGTCGCGAAGCTGTTGCCGGTGGCCTACGTCGTGGCGCTGGTGTTCATCGTCTGGAGTGGTGTGTTGCTGATCGCCGACGTCGTCAACCCGGTCCGTCTGTTCGGCGGATGA
- a CDS encoding LNS2 domain-containing protein has protein sequence MSPAAQNGNGAARPIAVFDIDGVLADVTHRLHFLDVHRWERFFAAADVDPLLDEGADRLREALTDHDVVYLTGRPERNRRLTVRWLASHDLPTSPLYMRDDDDHRPARYVKREVLRDLSRTREIASIIDDDPAVVRMLEADGWPVELATWLPHSSTLQDAQENQGRT, from the coding sequence ATGAGCCCGGCGGCACAGAACGGGAACGGGGCGGCCCGCCCGATCGCGGTCTTCGACATCGACGGTGTGCTTGCCGACGTCACGCACCGCCTGCACTTCCTCGACGTGCACCGGTGGGAGCGCTTCTTCGCCGCCGCGGACGTCGACCCGCTCCTCGACGAGGGCGCCGACCGCCTGCGCGAGGCGCTGACCGACCACGACGTCGTGTACCTGACCGGGCGCCCGGAGCGGAACCGGCGCCTGACCGTGCGCTGGCTGGCGAGCCACGACCTGCCGACCAGCCCGCTCTACATGCGCGACGACGACGACCACCGCCCCGCCCGCTACGTCAAGCGCGAGGTCCTGCGCGATCTGTCCCGCACCCGGGAGATCGCCTCGATCATCGACGACGACCCGGCGGTGGTCCGGATGCTGGAGGCCGACGGCTGGCCGGTCGAGCTCGCAACCTGGCTGCCGCACTCCTCGACCCTGCAGGACGCGCAGGAGAACCAGGGCCGTACCTAG
- the ispG gene encoding flavodoxin-dependent (E)-4-hydroxy-3-methylbut-2-enyl-diphosphate synthase produces MSVSLGMPSAPAPTLAPRRKTRQLQVGPVGVGSDHPISVQSMTTTLTSDINATLQQIAELTAAGCDIVRVACPSADDAEALPAIAAKSQIPVIADIHFQPKYVFAAIEAGCAAVRVNPGNIRKFDDQVKEIAQAAKDHGTPIRIGVNAGSLDKRLMEKHGKATPEALAESAMWEAGLFEEHGFGDIKISVKHNDPVVMVRAYEILAEQCDYPLHLGVTEAGPAFQGTIKSAVAFGALLRQGIGDTIRVSLSAPPVEEIKVGAQILQSLNLRPRKLEIVSCPSCGRAQVDVYKLADEVTAGLTGMEVPLRVAVMGCVVNGPGEAREADLGVASGNGKGQIFVKGEVIKTVPEHAIVETLIEEAMRLAETMEAEGSPEVSVG; encoded by the coding sequence GTGAGTGTCTCCCTGGGTATGCCGTCCGCACCTGCGCCGACCCTGGCGCCCCGCCGGAAGACCCGTCAGCTGCAGGTCGGGCCGGTGGGTGTCGGATCCGATCACCCCATCTCCGTGCAGTCCATGACCACCACCCTGACCTCCGACATCAACGCGACGCTGCAGCAGATCGCCGAGCTGACCGCGGCCGGTTGCGACATCGTCCGCGTCGCGTGCCCGTCCGCCGACGACGCCGAGGCTCTGCCCGCGATCGCGGCGAAGTCGCAGATCCCGGTCATCGCCGACATCCACTTCCAGCCCAAGTACGTCTTCGCCGCGATCGAGGCCGGGTGCGCCGCCGTGCGGGTCAACCCGGGCAACATCCGCAAGTTCGACGACCAGGTCAAGGAGATCGCGCAGGCGGCGAAGGACCACGGGACGCCGATCCGGATCGGTGTCAACGCCGGCTCGCTGGACAAGCGCCTGATGGAGAAGCACGGCAAGGCCACGCCGGAGGCGCTGGCCGAGTCGGCGATGTGGGAGGCGGGCCTGTTCGAGGAGCACGGCTTCGGCGACATCAAGATCTCGGTCAAGCACAACGACCCGGTCGTCATGGTCCGCGCCTACGAGATCCTCGCCGAGCAGTGCGACTACCCGCTGCACCTCGGCGTCACCGAGGCCGGACCGGCGTTCCAGGGCACCATCAAGTCCGCCGTCGCGTTCGGCGCGCTGCTGCGCCAGGGCATCGGCGACACGATCCGCGTCTCGCTCTCCGCCCCGCCGGTCGAGGAGATCAAGGTCGGCGCGCAGATCCTGCAGTCGCTCAACCTGCGTCCCCGCAAGCTCGAGATCGTGTCCTGCCCGTCCTGCGGGCGCGCGCAGGTCGACGTCTACAAGCTGGCCGACGAGGTCACCGCCGGGCTGACCGGCATGGAGGTCCCGCTCCGGGTCGCCGTCATGGGCTGCGTCGTGAACGGTCCGGGTGAGGCCCGCGAGGCCGACCTCGGCGTCGCCTCGGGCAACGGCAAGGGCCAGATCTTCGTCAAGGGCGAGGTCATCAAGACCGTGCCCGAGCACGCGATCGTCGAGACGCTGATCGAGGAGGCCATGCGACTGGCCGAGACGATGGAGGCCGAGGGGTCGCCCGAGGTGTCGGTGGGCTGA
- a CDS encoding GNAT family N-acetyltransferase: MLRVAGARLLDDRHRSGVHAALDSDPVASCMVAARVEAVGLDPWRLGGELWAAGSGTDGLCFSGANLVPLRGERSAIRAFAERARRTGRVCSSLVGRSELVLPLWEELAGVWAPAREIRPDQPLMVLSGPPAVAPDPHVRPVRISELERYLPAAVAMFTEEVGVDPRAGDGGAGYRARVAELITSGRAFARFHEGEVVFKAEIGAMSRRIGQIQGVWVHPAWRGRGLGTSGTAAVTDALSGMGRASSLYVNAFNTPARAAYQRIGFSQVAQFATVLF; this comes from the coding sequence GTGCTGAGGGTTGCCGGTGCACGGCTTCTCGACGACCGCCATCGGTCCGGTGTCCATGCCGCCCTGGACTCCGACCCTGTCGCGTCCTGCATGGTCGCGGCGCGTGTCGAGGCCGTCGGGCTGGATCCGTGGCGTCTCGGGGGTGAGCTGTGGGCCGCGGGCTCCGGGACGGACGGCCTCTGCTTCTCCGGCGCGAACCTCGTCCCGCTGCGCGGCGAGCGCTCCGCGATCCGCGCGTTCGCCGAGCGGGCCCGCCGCACCGGCCGCGTCTGCTCGTCGCTGGTCGGACGGTCGGAGCTCGTCCTGCCGCTGTGGGAGGAGCTCGCCGGAGTCTGGGCGCCGGCCCGGGAGATCCGTCCGGACCAGCCGCTGATGGTGCTCTCCGGCCCGCCCGCGGTGGCGCCGGACCCGCACGTGCGTCCCGTCCGGATCTCCGAGCTCGAGCGCTACCTCCCGGCCGCGGTCGCGATGTTCACCGAGGAGGTCGGCGTCGACCCGCGCGCCGGTGACGGCGGGGCCGGCTACCGCGCCCGGGTCGCCGAGCTGATCACCTCCGGCCGTGCGTTCGCCCGTTTCCACGAGGGCGAGGTCGTGTTCAAGGCCGAGATCGGGGCGATGTCACGCCGGATCGGGCAGATCCAGGGGGTCTGGGTGCACCCGGCCTGGCGCGGCCGCGGTCTCGGCACGAGTGGTACCGCCGCCGTCACCGACGCCCTGTCCGGGATGGGCCGCGCGTCGAGCCTCTACGTCAACGCGTTCAACACCCCCGCTCGTGCGGCCTACCAGCGGATCGGCTTCTCCCAGGTCGCGCAGTTCGCCACCGTCCTGTTCTGA
- a CDS encoding MarR family winged helix-turn-helix transcriptional regulator produces the protein MPDDDLPLWELIQTSHVVARGFHRVFAEAGLSATQFGVLAELEDREATGGPAPSQAELARVTLLRPQSVGELVVSLVERGLVRRDGPAGRGRRAGLELTDDGRAALHRAFPLVRAFNEPAAMGLDAGDARELTRMMRRVRETLDAAETAPSEARTGRAGTGPAGAPAGNTPAG, from the coding sequence ATGCCGGACGACGACCTCCCGCTCTGGGAGCTGATCCAGACCTCGCACGTCGTGGCGCGCGGGTTCCACCGTGTGTTCGCCGAGGCCGGGCTGTCGGCGACGCAGTTCGGCGTACTGGCCGAGCTGGAGGACCGGGAGGCGACCGGCGGCCCCGCGCCGAGCCAGGCCGAGCTGGCACGGGTGACCCTGCTGCGCCCGCAGAGCGTGGGGGAGCTCGTCGTCTCGCTCGTCGAGCGCGGGCTCGTGCGCCGGGACGGTCCGGCCGGGCGCGGACGGCGCGCCGGCCTGGAGCTGACCGACGACGGCCGCGCGGCGCTGCACCGCGCGTTCCCGCTGGTCCGGGCGTTCAACGAGCCCGCGGCGATGGGGCTGGACGCCGGCGACGCGCGGGAGTTGACCCGGATGATGCGCCGCGTGCGCGAGACCCTCGACGCGGCCGAGACCGCACCGTCCGAGGCCCGCACCGGACGTGCGGGGACCGGGCCGGCCGGCGCCCCGGCCGGAAACACTCCGGCCGGCTGA